DNA sequence from the Streptomyces tsukubensis genome:
CCTCGGACGGATCGTCCACGCGGACGGCAGCGAGCCCGTGTACATCGGGCGGCTCGGTCTCACCGACGCCTCCGGGCGGCGGCTGCTGGTCGACTGGCGCTCCCCCGCCGCCGAACCGTTCTTCGGGGCGACCCACGCCGACCCGATGGGTCTGGCGAGCCGCCGCCGCTACCGGTGGACCCGTGGCCGGATCGGTGACTACTGGGACGAGGTGTTCACCCCCGAGGGGCTGGAGGGGCATGCCGCCCTCGACGACCAGTCCGCGTTCATCGCCGGTCTCGGCGGTGCCCGCTCGGCCCGGATGCGCGATGTCCTCGGCACCATCCAGGCCGACCAGGACGCCGTCATCCGGGCGGGTTCCCGCGGTGCCCTGGTGGTCGACGGCGGGCCGGGGACGGGGAAGACCGTCGTCGCGCTGCACCGCTCCGCGTACCTCCTCTACTCCGACCCCCGTCTCGGGCACCGCCGCGGCGGCGTCCTGTTCGTCGGCCCGCACCAGCCCTATCTGAACTACGTCGCGGACGTCCTCCCCGGTCTGGGCGAGGAGGGCGTACAGACGTGCACGTTGCGGGACCTCGTTCCCGAGGGTCCGGGGGCGGTGCCGGAGAGCGATCCGGAGGTCGCCCGGCTGAAGTCCTCCGCGGATCTGGTGCGGGCGATCGAGAAGGCGGTCCGCTTCTACGAGGAGCCGCCCACCGAGGGCCTGGCCGTCCGGACCGACTGGGGCGTCGTCCGGGTCACCGCCGACGACTGGGCCGAGGCCTTCGACGCGCCGGGGCCGGGCGCGCCGCACAACGAGTCGCGTGAACTCGTCCGCGCGGAGCTGTTCACCATCCTGCTGGACAAGCTCGGCAACGAGGACGTGCCGCCCGAGCGGTTCCGGGCCGCCCTGCGGCACGACAAGGCGCTGAACGGGGCGCTGGACCGCGCCTGGCCGCTGCTGGACGCCGCCGACCTGGTCGGGGACCTCTGGTCCGTACCCGCTTATCTGCGGCTGTGCGCTCCCTGGCTGGAGCCGGACGACGTACGCCGCCTCCAGCGGGCCGGCACCACGGCCTGGACGGTGTCCGATCTGCCGCTCCTGGACGCGGCCCGGCAGCGGCTCGGTGATCCGAAGGCGGCGCTGCGCAGCCGTCGGCGCGAGGCCGCCGTAGCCGCGGAACGCGATCGGATGGCCGCCGTCATCAACAGCGTGGTGGGGGCCGACGACGACGGCGAGGGGGCGGTGACGATGCTGCTGGGGCAGGACCTCCAGGAGACCCTGGTCGACGGGTCCGTACCGTCGGCCGCGGTCCGGGACGGGCTGGCCGGGCCGTTCGCGCATATCGTCGTGGACGAGGCGCAGGAGCTGACCGACGCGGAGTGGCAGATGCTGCTGCTGCGCTGTCCGTCCCGGAGTTTCACGATCGTCGGGGACCGGGCCCAGGCCCGGCACGGGTTCACGGAGCCGTGGGAGGAGCGGCTTCGCCGGATCGGGTTCCACCGGATCGAGGTGGCGGCGCTCACCATCAACTACCGGACTCCGGCCGAGGTCATGGCGGAGGCCGAGCAGGTGATCAGGACCGCGCTGCCGGATGCCAATGTGCCGGTCTCCGTCCGCAGCGGCGAGGTGCCCGTGGTGCACGGCTCGGTCGCGGAACGCGACACGGTGCTGGACGGGTGGCTCGCCGCGCACACCGAGGGGACGGCCTGCGTCATCGGTGATCCCTCGTTCCGGGAGACGGCCCGGGTGCGGTCGCTGACGCCGGAGCTGGCGAAGGGGCTGGAGTTCGATCTGGTCGTCCTCGTCGACCCGGATGCGTTCGGGGGCGGTATCGAGGGGGCCGTCGACCGCTATGTCGCGATGACCCGGGCGACCCGGCAGCTCGTCGTCCTCACCCGCGACTGACCGGGGCGACCCGGCAGCTCGTCGGCCCCCCGCGGATGCCGCGGAGGGCCGGGCGGCGGGGGCGCCGCCCGGCCGGTCGCCGCCGGGGCTCAGAGGCCGGGGCGGCCCGTGGCAACGGCGTAGAAGGCGACGGCCGCCGCGGCGCCCACGTTGAGGGAGTCCACGCCGTGGGCCATCGGGATGCGTACCCATTCGTCCGCCGCGACCAGCGCCGGGGTGGAGAGCCCGTCGCCCTCCGCACCGAGCATCAGCGCCACCCGGTCGATCCGGTGCGGCGCGGCCTCGTCGATGGCGGTGGCCTTCTCGTCGGGAGTGAGGGCGAGCAGGGTGAACCCGGCCTCCCGGACCGCCTCCAAGCCCCGGGGCCAGGTGTCGAGGCGGGCGTACGGGACGGAGAACACCGCGCCCATGGAGACCTTTACCGACCGGCGGTACAGGGGGTCCGCACAGTCCGGGGAGAGCAGTACGGCGTCCATGCCGAGGGCCGCCGCGCTGCGAAAA
Encoded proteins:
- the helR gene encoding RNA polymerase recycling motor ATPase HelR, which codes for MNPLVTAATSPFELSGPLAAKAAPALIADDERHFTAVARSLAEAIAELSGRLDAELRSPGGAGRAAMDRDTRIHQLTARLRTLRRFGLDLCLGRIVHADGSEPVYIGRLGLTDASGRRLLVDWRSPAAEPFFGATHADPMGLASRRRYRWTRGRIGDYWDEVFTPEGLEGHAALDDQSAFIAGLGGARSARMRDVLGTIQADQDAVIRAGSRGALVVDGGPGTGKTVVALHRSAYLLYSDPRLGHRRGGVLFVGPHQPYLNYVADVLPGLGEEGVQTCTLRDLVPEGPGAVPESDPEVARLKSSADLVRAIEKAVRFYEEPPTEGLAVRTDWGVVRVTADDWAEAFDAPGPGAPHNESRELVRAELFTILLDKLGNEDVPPERFRAALRHDKALNGALDRAWPLLDAADLVGDLWSVPAYLRLCAPWLEPDDVRRLQRAGTTAWTVSDLPLLDAARQRLGDPKAALRSRRREAAVAAERDRMAAVINSVVGADDDGEGAVTMLLGQDLQETLVDGSVPSAAVRDGLAGPFAHIVVDEAQELTDAEWQMLLLRCPSRSFTIVGDRAQARHGFTEPWEERLRRIGFHRIEVAALTINYRTPAEVMAEAEQVIRTALPDANVPVSVRSGEVPVVHGSVAERDTVLDGWLAAHTEGTACVIGDPSFRETARVRSLTPELAKGLEFDLVVLVDPDAFGGGIEGAVDRYVAMTRATRQLVVLTRD
- a CDS encoding TrmH family RNA methyltransferase is translated as MADLITVEDPDDPRLSDYTGLTDVELRRRREPAEGLFIAEGEKVIRRAKDAGYAMRSMLLSAKWVDVMKDVIDEIPAPVYAVSPELAERVTGYHVHRGALASMQRKPLPPAAELLAGARKVVVMESVNDHTNIGAIFRSAAALGMDAVLLSPDCADPLYRRSVKVSMGAVFSVPYARLDTWPRGLEAVREAGFTLLALTPDEKATAIDEAAPHRIDRVALMLGAEGDGLSTPALVAADEWVRIPMAHGVDSLNVGAAAAVAFYAVATGRPGL